In Rhipicephalus sanguineus isolate Rsan-2018 unplaced genomic scaffold, BIME_Rsan_1.4 Seq4598, whole genome shotgun sequence, one DNA window encodes the following:
- the LOC125756684 gene encoding uncharacterized protein LOC125756684 — translation MCSDGAAIAATPGRGNRFSATDNEYQVVLPSLPTGRLVLNTVFLHADVSARPYKVEDFRDALAQRSILPEVIALGAYRMSHVWAVTLKDAESTKMLVNTGELQVKGKRCIVIDPANRDIRMKVHWLLHSVPDEDLRLALAPFGKVTDVVRERWRAEGVADKVSTTRVVTLKMNAGVKIDDLPHQLSVSGELALVVVPGRAPLCLRCRGTGHICRECRIPRCGVCRRFGHEDRQCQRTYASVTAPGSSEDSTDLLIDEADSEEAASPTSAREGAPSTSSSPPPGQPEKQPLAASVREPKDAPARAAVATSARKASTSEPVPQASVTQPADECMDTTQGSASAAAGKRPHEQTTSSEPQLDDGGGDEPPTKAPGVRRFPFKPRPNIPCEPRRSAANPPP, via the coding sequence ATGTGCTCCgacggagcggcgatagcggccacgCCTGGCCGCGGAAACAGGTTTTCGGCAACGGATAATGAGTACCAGGTTGTTCTGCCTAGTTTGCCTACAGGTCGGTTGGTTTTAAATACAGTTTTTTTGCACGCGGACGTAAGCGCTCGCCCCTACAAGGTTGAAGACTTTCGTGACGCCCTGGCTCAGCGGTCGATACTTCCCGAGGTTATCGCCTTGGGGGCGTATCGCATGAGCCACGTGTGGGCCGTCACCCTGAAGGATGCGGAGTCAACGAAGATGTTGGTCAACACTGGTGAGCTGCAAGTGAAAGGCAAGCGCTGCATTGTCATCGACCCGGCTAACAGGGATATTCGAATGAAGGTACACTGGCTCCTTCACAGCGTGCCTGACGAGGACTTACGACTTGCCCTCGCGCCCTTCGGCAAGGTCACCGACGTCGTCAGGGAGCGGTGGCGTGCCGAGGGAGTAGCGGACAAGGTATCCACAACTAGGGTCGTGACCCTCAAGATGAACGCCGGGGTCAAAATTGATGACCTTCCACACCAGCTAAGTGTCTCGGGCGAACTCGCACTTGTCGTTGTGCCGGGAAGGGCTCCGCTCTGCCTTCGCTGTCGTGGCACGGGCCATATCTGCCGTGAGTGCCGCATACCAAGGTGTGGGGTTTGCCGGCGTTTCGGTCACGAAGACCGCCAGTGTCAGCGAACGTACGCCAGCGTGACAGCACCAGGGAGCAGCGAGGACTCAACCGACCTTCTGATCGATGAGGCGGACTCGGAGGAAGCCGCGTCTCCGACAAGCGCCCGTGAGGGTGCaccgtcaacgtcgtcttctcctCCGCCGGGTCAACCTGAGAAGCAACCTCTCGCGGCCTCCGTAAGGGAACCCAAAGATGCGCCTGCCCGAGCCGCCGTGGCCACGTCGGCGAGGAAGGCTAGCACATCAGAGCCTGTGCCTCAGGCGAGTGTCACTCAACCCGCTGATGAGTGCATGGACACTACCCAAGGATCAGCTAGCGCGGCGGCCGGGAAACGGCCGCATGAGCAGACCACGAGCAGCGAGCCGCAGCTGGACGATGGCGGTGGGGACGAGCCACCGACGAAAGCGCCAGGTGTGAGACGCTTTCCTTTCAAACCACGGCCGAACATTCCGTGTGAACCACGACGGTCGGCGGCAAACCCGCCTCCGTAG